A genomic window from Camelina sativa cultivar DH55 chromosome 2, Cs, whole genome shotgun sequence includes:
- the LOC104752294 gene encoding EMBRYO SURROUNDING FACTOR 1-like protein 11 produces the protein MSSSYLTIFCIILVSIFVLHQCENMEEDLEASKIVVRLSPCARKRCSFSLFKNCHCCRGKYKYCSKNIKVCEAECLRLNPPGSPPSLHI, from the exons ATGTCATCATCATATTTGACTATCTTTTGCATCATCCTCgtttcaatttttgttcttcatcaat gtgaAAACATGGAGGAGGATCTTGAGGCAAGCAAAATAGTTGTACGTCTATCACCGTGCGCTCGAAAACGTTGCAGCTTTAGCTTATTCAAGAATTGTCATTGCTGCAGAGGGAAGTATAAGTACTGTTCAAAGAACATAAAAGTATGCGAGGCTGAGTGTCTAAGACTTAACCCGCCAGGGTCGCCACCTTCTCTAcatatctga
- the LOC104725102 gene encoding uncharacterized protein LOC104725102 has protein sequence MVRDKNHTNAIDSSNSSTIQNVEPSAPPPPSPVESKLSPSAFNSTMKRTTSSLPKSSESGDDSSYSTRRSSASRRHRSLSRFSHRMPDPEIEVTPMRKGKFVNTVRGSGFGEISLDDLAVEFFESFSGESEISSGERGRSGLRKSGGGGGEVTNSQRRGRSVSRVVGSGGGLRRLDADTESSRRRRSLSRQPESNRGGSVRVDPVSNNSSRRRSVSRQPRERKVNGDNGGSSIGGVSDNANSRRRRSLSVVRRRIENSESDVEQAQYSSSSRDVKNYMGGKSQNSGSQISAASDNRQSLRRSCSQNPIKYHDGYSSHSSAVTDDEGKDSRSSKHGTERIIRTVYAQNKATPKKRSSLGNSDYGSQEKPHDVHCTISTFKKGYATKLQESEERKRDLLAEIMLEEQRGRELSMNLKELLTENSSEAEEKPLRTRKRSKDRSRRTSMCLTDEAEQFIDEFISNIEDTDFSSLEDERSESSSSFGMIKSQSSQSTTVLKSVPVEMDGVMLPWLQWEAPDDTSAALTCLNKSPHTPNTKSLVWESDPTQDASSGQGTSIGTISSRGSWSPYYSSTKPVNPIRRLKIDVAEYLKRPNSSDILNETWKLRHRISSGSLVLCSRSLI, from the exons ATGGTCA GGGACAAAAATCATACTAATGCAATTGATTCCTCAAACAGCTCAACAATTCAAAATGTCGAACCATccgctcctcctcctccttctccagTAGAGTCGAAGCTGTCTCCTTCAGCTTTCAATTCAACGATGAAGCGAACGACGTCGTCACTACCCAAATCCTCTGAGAGCGGCGACGACTCTTCTTACTCTACACGAAGGTCGTCTGCTTCAAGGAGACACCGGAGCTTGAGCCGTTTCTCTCACCGCATGCCGGATCCTGAAATCGAAGTGACTCCGATGAGAAAAGGGAAGTTTGTGAACACCGTGAGAGGTTCTGGATTCGGTGAAATTAGTCTCGATGATTTAGCTGTTGAGTTTTTTGAATCGTTTTCCGGTGAGAGCGAGATTAGTAGCggagaaagaggaagatctGGTTTAAGAAAGTCCGGCGGAGGCGGAGGAGAGGTGACGAATTCGCAGAGGAGGGGAAGGTCTGTATCTAGGGTTGTTGGTTCTGGTGGTGGTTTACGGAGGTTGGATGCGGATACTGAAAGCTCGAGACGGCGGAGGTCGTTGTCTAGACAGCCGGAGAGTAATCGTGGTGGTTCAGTTAGGGTAGATCCGGTGAGTAACAATTCAAGCCGGCGAAGGTCCGTTTCTAGACAACCGAGGGAGAGGAAGGTTAACGGCGACAACGGCGGTAGTTCAATTGGGGGAGTTAGTGATAACGCGAATTCGCGGCGGCGACGGTCGCTTTCTGTAGTTCGTCGCCGGATTGAGAATTCTGAG AGTGATGTAGAACAAGCTCAGTATTCAAGCAGTTCAAGGGATGTGAAGAACTACATGGGTGGAAAGAGTCAAAACAGTGGGTCTCAGATATCTGCTGCTTCAGATAATAGACAAAGTCTTAGGAGGTCTTGTAGCCAAAATCCTATCAAATACCATGATGGCTACTCT AGCCATTCTTCTGCAGTCACAGATGATGAAGGAAAGGATTCCAGGTCAAGCAAGCATGGAACTGAGAGGATAATTCGAACAGTATATGCCCAAAATAAG GCAACACCAAAGAAAAGGTCATCTTTGGGGAACTCTGATTATGGTTCCCAGGAGAAACCCCATGATGTTCACTGTACAATTTCCACATTTAAGAAAGGTTATGCAACAAAACTGCAAGAG TCGGAGGAGCGAAAACGGGATTTGCTGGCTGAAATTATGCTGGAGGAGCAGCGTGGTAGAGAGCTCTCTATGAACTTGAAAGAATTACTCACAGAAAATAGTTCTGAAGCTGAGGAAAAGCCGTTGCGGACTCGAAAG agGAGCAAAGATCGGAGCAGGAGGACGTCCATGTGTTTGACAGATGAAGCAGAGCAATTCATCGACGAATTCATATCAAACATAGAAGACACAGACTTTTCATCACTGGAGGATGAGAGGAGCGAAAGTAGTTCAAGTTTTGGGATGATAAAATCACAAAGCTCTCAAAGTACCACTGTCCTGAAGAGTGTACCTGTTGAAATGGACGGTGTTATGCTTCCTTGGTTGCAATGGGAAGCTCCAGACGACACTTCTGCAGCATTGACATGCCTAAATAAGTCGCCACACACACCAAACACAAAAAGTCTCGTCTGGGAGTCGGATCCAACTCAG GATGCATCAAGTGGGCAAGGGACGAGCATTGGTACCATAAGTAGCAGAGGAAGCTGGAGCCCATATTACTCATCCACGAAGCCTGTGAATCCCATAAGAAGACTAAAGATCGATGTAGCTGAGTATCTGAAACGACCTAACAGCTCCGATATTCTAAATGAGACGTGGAAGCTAAGGCACAGAATAAGTTCGGGAAGCCTTGTGCTATGTAGCCGCTCATTGATCTAA